The Synechocystis sp. PCC 7509 genome includes a window with the following:
- the dnaK gene encoding molecular chaperone DnaK has protein sequence MGKVIGIDLGTTNSCVAILEGGQPTIIANSEGGRTTPSVLAFGKGSDRLIGQLAKRQAVTNAENTIYSIKRFIGRRWDDTASERQRVTYKCVKGRDDTVDVQIRGRNYTPQEISAMILYKLKQDAENFLGETVDQAVITVPAYFTDAQRQATKDAGTIAGLEVLRIVNEPTAAALAYGLDKLNQEQKILVFDLGGGTFDVSILQLGSGVFEVKATSGNNHLGGDDFDNCVVLWMLSQFQEQEQIDLSQDNMATQRLREAAEKAKIELSALGSTSINLPFITADATGPKHLAMELSRSKFEEIAGHLVERTIEPMVQALKDCELKPSDIDKVILVGGSTRIPAVQNALQKFFGGKATDKSVNPDEAVALGAAIQGGVLGGEVQDVLLLDVTPLSLGIETLGEVFTKVIERNRTIPTSKAQIFSTATDGQISVEIHVLQGERAMATDNKSLGRFVLAGIPPAPRGMPQIEVSFEIDVNGILKVAAQDKGTGREQSIRITSTGGLTTSEIERMRLEAEVYAEQDKKRIELIDLQNQAENLIYSYESTLKDNGSLVAEALKGEADASVILLRGLFNDPAITIDRVQQQLDQFQQLLLTIGTSVYQKANSSGAHDFVETTVSPQNKETIPQSTKASVPITAEVFDLDFAEEDSTVTVDYEAIE, from the coding sequence ATGGGAAAAGTCATCGGTATCGACTTAGGCACAACAAATAGTTGTGTTGCCATCTTAGAAGGTGGTCAACCAACAATCATTGCTAATTCCGAAGGCGGACGCACTACCCCAAGTGTATTAGCCTTTGGTAAAGGTAGCGATCGCTTAATTGGTCAATTGGCAAAGCGCCAAGCCGTGACCAATGCGGAAAATACAATTTATAGTATCAAGCGTTTTATTGGTCGGCGCTGGGATGATACGGCTAGCGAACGCCAAAGAGTCACTTATAAGTGCGTGAAAGGGCGAGACGATACGGTAGATGTGCAAATTCGCGGGCGCAACTACACCCCTCAAGAAATATCGGCGATGATTTTGTACAAGCTCAAACAAGATGCGGAAAATTTTTTGGGGGAAACGGTAGACCAAGCAGTAATCACCGTACCAGCCTATTTTACTGATGCTCAAAGGCAAGCTACTAAAGATGCTGGCACTATTGCCGGATTAGAAGTTCTCCGCATTGTCAACGAACCCACCGCCGCCGCCCTTGCCTATGGGTTAGATAAGCTCAATCAAGAACAAAAAATTTTGGTATTTGACTTAGGGGGTGGCACGTTTGATGTCTCAATTCTGCAACTAGGATCGGGAGTATTTGAAGTTAAAGCCACCTCTGGTAACAATCATCTGGGTGGCGATGATTTTGATAACTGTGTAGTTTTGTGGATGCTATCCCAATTCCAAGAACAAGAGCAAATTGACTTGTCTCAAGACAATATGGCAACCCAAAGGCTTAGAGAAGCCGCAGAAAAAGCCAAAATAGAACTTTCCGCGCTGGGATCAACGTCAATCAATTTACCCTTCATTACTGCCGATGCCACAGGGCCAAAGCATTTAGCAATGGAACTAAGCCGCTCCAAATTTGAGGAGATAGCTGGACACTTGGTAGAGAGAACTATCGAACCAATGGTACAAGCGCTTAAAGATTGTGAACTCAAGCCTTCAGACATTGATAAAGTAATTTTAGTTGGCGGTTCGACGCGGATTCCGGCGGTGCAAAATGCGCTACAAAAATTCTTTGGTGGCAAAGCTACTGATAAATCAGTTAATCCCGACGAAGCTGTAGCTTTAGGAGCAGCAATTCAAGGTGGCGTTTTGGGTGGCGAAGTTCAAGATGTATTGCTATTAGATGTCACGCCGCTATCGCTGGGAATTGAAACTTTAGGGGAAGTATTTACTAAAGTAATCGAACGCAATCGGACAATTCCCACCAGTAAAGCCCAAATATTTTCTACAGCTACCGATGGACAAATTTCTGTAGAAATTCATGTCCTTCAGGGCGAACGGGCGATGGCAACAGATAATAAAAGCCTGGGTAGATTTGTTTTAGCCGGGATTCCCCCTGCTCCGCGCGGAATGCCGCAAATTGAGGTAAGTTTTGAAATTGATGTCAACGGTATATTAAAAGTTGCTGCTCAAGACAAAGGCACAGGTCGAGAACAAAGCATTCGGATTACAAGCACTGGAGGATTAACTACTAGCGAAATAGAAAGGATGCGCCTTGAAGCTGAAGTATATGCAGAGCAAGATAAAAAACGCATTGAATTAATCGATTTACAAAATCAAGCAGAAAATTTGATCTACAGTTACGAGTCCACGTTAAAAGACAACGGCTCTTTGGTTGCAGAAGCGTTGAAGGGTGAAGCAGACGCAAGCGTAATTTTGCTGCGAGGACTATTCAACGATCCGGCAATTACAATAGACAGAGTCCAACAACAGTTAGACCAATTCCAGCAGTTATTGCTCACAATTGGCACAAGCGTTTATCAAAAAGCTAATTCTTCAGGAGCGCACGACTTCGTAGAAACTACAGTTTCACCGCAAAACAAAGAAACAATACCCCAGTCTACCAAGGCTTCTGTACCAATAACCGCAGAAGTATTCGATCTAGACTTTGCCGAAGAAGATAGCACAGTAACCGTTGATTATGAAGCAATTGAGTAA
- the grpE gene encoding nucleotide exchange factor GrpE, translating to MTEPLENSKVTMETTPAKMNSNFDANSEENPQVVESANLSREEIPLDENTVASASENNGNYQQALAQKEQEVEALKTQVEERTSQYLRIVADFDNFRKRSQKEKDELEQQIKGNTITEMLPVVDNFERARSQLKPQTDAEMNIHKSYQSVYKQLVDCLKRLGVAPMRPEGKEFDPSLHEAVMRAPSAEPEGTILEELVRGYFLGDRILRHAMVKVAAPIESVVTSEENSATSPEES from the coding sequence ATTACAGAACCCCTAGAAAACTCAAAAGTAACAATGGAGACAACACCAGCAAAAATGAATTCTAACTTTGATGCCAATAGCGAGGAAAATCCCCAAGTCGTCGAATCAGCTAATTTATCAAGGGAGGAAATCCCCCTAGATGAAAATACTGTCGCCTCGGCTAGTGAAAATAATGGCAATTATCAACAAGCATTAGCCCAAAAAGAACAAGAAGTAGAAGCGCTAAAAACTCAAGTAGAAGAACGTACCAGCCAATATTTGCGAATTGTGGCAGATTTTGATAATTTCCGCAAACGCTCTCAAAAAGAAAAAGACGAGTTAGAACAGCAAATTAAAGGCAATACAATTACGGAGATGCTGCCAGTAGTAGATAATTTTGAACGGGCGCGATCGCAACTTAAACCCCAAACCGACGCGGAGATGAACATTCATAAAAGTTATCAAAGCGTATACAAACAACTGGTAGACTGTCTCAAACGCCTGGGAGTTGCCCCCATGCGCCCCGAAGGGAAGGAATTTGACCCTAGTCTTCATGAAGCTGTCATGCGCGCTCCCAGCGCTGAACCGGAAGGTACGATATTAGAGGAATTAGTACGCGGATACTTCTTAGGCGATCGCATTTTGCGCCACGCTATGGTCAAAGTTGCGGCTCCTATAGAGTCCGTGGTAACCTCAGAAGAAAATTCGGCAACTTCTCCAGAAGAAAGTTAG